The Armatimonadota bacterium genome includes a window with the following:
- a CDS encoding macrolide ABC transporter ATP-binding protein yields MPAIEARQLVKHYPCDAGPVAALNGVDVSIAQGEFVAVMGPSGCGKSTLLNLIAGLDSPTSGTLQVNGTDLTRLPDGRLTEYRRRVVGVVFQFFNLLPTLTVEENISLPALLAGTPEASALRKAADLAEKVGLAHRLRHRSFQLSGGEMQRAAIARALVNDPAVLLADEPTGNLDSRSASEVLALLKGLRRETGATILLVTHSPEAAAVADRIIRMVDGKVDGGAEAS; encoded by the coding sequence ATGCCAGCCATCGAGGCCAGACAGCTCGTCAAACACTACCCGTGCGACGCCGGACCGGTCGCGGCGTTGAACGGAGTGGATGTCAGCATCGCACAGGGAGAGTTCGTCGCCGTCATGGGACCCAGCGGGTGCGGCAAGAGCACGCTGCTGAACCTGATCGCGGGACTGGACTCCCCAACCTCCGGCACGTTGCAGGTCAACGGCACGGATCTCACACGGCTTCCAGACGGGCGCCTGACGGAGTACCGCCGTCGAGTGGTGGGCGTGGTCTTCCAGTTCTTCAACCTGCTGCCCACGCTGACTGTGGAGGAGAACATCAGCCTTCCCGCGCTCCTGGCGGGCACTCCAGAGGCAAGCGCTCTACGGAAGGCGGCGGATCTGGCCGAAAAGGTGGGGCTGGCGCACAGGTTGCGCCACCGCAGCTTCCAGCTCTCGGGCGGAGAGATGCAGCGGGCCGCCATCGCCCGCGCGCTGGTGAACGATCCGGCTGTGCTTCTGGCGGATGAGCCCACCGGCAATCTGGACTCCAGGTCGGCCTCGGAGGTGCTCGCGCTCCTGAAGGGCCTCCGCCGTGAGACCGGGGCCACCATCCTGCTGGTAACCCACAGCCCCGAGGCGGCCGCGGTGGCGGACCGCATCATCCGGATGGTGGACGGAAAGGTGGACGGGGGTGCGGAGGCTTCTTAG
- a CDS encoding permease encodes MRRLLSWISLRHLAQHPLRTAVSVLGVALGVAMFVAIRLAGASAVAAFNDSVDALAGRANLQVTGGSAGVDETRLAAVLQDPEVREAWPAIERLVALPADEGASLLLVGMDFYSDPRIAELASPASGVTRDALLEFLVEPACVAVSATAAARFGWKPGDRVHISIGGRARTLTVKFLFQGDSLARAYGGDVAVMDIAAAQEVLGAPGRVDRFDIVLREGASSESAGRRISRLVPGADVAPPAARGKRVEAMTASFRMNLLALALVALFVGSFLIFNSVSLSVIQRRRETGILRSIGVSRAQVAGMFLAESAAYGLAGSFVGVVLGVAVSSTALESVGQTVSSLYASVRATRIVLDPATLAAGFLLGVAASLVSGLAPALEAACAKPGITAREGSLMQGRRRRLVAVTLAAFVAAALGAAASAWSLRAGSGALGFASAGLVLLAAALVSPAVTVLLARIVCLPARALWGVEGLVSSRWLTQSLERTAVVIAALGAAVTMLIALNMMVGSFRRTVQVWMDQSVRADVFVEPASRMQTGSYSDLPPAVVDILRRQEGVEAVDALRWNNARVAGRPVDIFAFSLETQRDHSALVFLRGKSREVLDRAVRNGHVLVSETFQNRFGKGTGDSFEVETPLGVRRLIIGGVFYDYTSEQGLIVIHRPLYARLWGDTAVNSAAAYLAPGVDAGEFRRKLQRQLSGFDLTITLNRELKERALGIFDRTFAITNALKIVAVAIAVMGVLTTLAALIIQRQREIGVLRAVGASRAQVARMALIESGLIGLFGSAIGALCGPVLALVLIGVINRLFFGWTIIPTVEPVWFLEAAGWVVGASLIAGIGPARFASRLSPAEAVRQE; translated from the coding sequence GTGCGGAGGCTTCTTAGCTGGATCTCCCTGAGGCATCTGGCTCAGCATCCGCTCCGTACGGCCGTCAGCGTGCTGGGGGTTGCGCTCGGAGTGGCGATGTTCGTGGCCATCCGTCTGGCAGGCGCAAGCGCGGTGGCCGCCTTCAATGACAGCGTCGATGCGCTGGCCGGACGCGCGAACCTGCAGGTGACAGGCGGCTCCGCGGGGGTGGATGAGACCCGACTGGCGGCCGTTCTGCAGGATCCGGAGGTCCGGGAGGCATGGCCTGCAATCGAGCGGCTTGTGGCGCTTCCTGCAGACGAGGGGGCCTCTCTTCTGTTGGTGGGGATGGACTTCTACTCCGACCCTCGCATTGCGGAGCTGGCAAGTCCGGCGTCCGGTGTCACACGCGATGCCCTCCTCGAGTTCCTTGTCGAGCCGGCTTGCGTTGCCGTCTCGGCCACGGCCGCCGCGCGCTTCGGATGGAAACCGGGGGATCGTGTCCACATATCCATCGGTGGGCGCGCACGCACGCTTACCGTGAAGTTTCTTTTTCAGGGGGACTCCCTTGCTCGCGCCTACGGAGGGGATGTGGCCGTAATGGACATCGCCGCCGCGCAGGAGGTTCTGGGCGCGCCGGGACGGGTGGACCGCTTCGACATCGTCCTGCGCGAGGGAGCCTCCTCGGAATCTGCCGGGCGGCGGATCTCCCGCCTGGTGCCCGGAGCCGATGTGGCCCCTCCGGCTGCACGCGGAAAGCGGGTTGAGGCCATGACAGCCAGCTTCCGGATGAATCTGCTCGCTTTGGCGCTGGTGGCGCTGTTCGTGGGGTCGTTCCTCATCTTCAACAGCGTCTCTCTTTCCGTCATCCAGAGACGGCGGGAGACCGGCATCCTGCGGTCGATAGGAGTCTCGCGCGCTCAGGTGGCCGGGATGTTTCTGGCCGAGTCCGCGGCGTACGGTCTTGCGGGCTCGTTCGTGGGCGTAGTTCTGGGAGTGGCGGTCTCCTCCACCGCGCTGGAAAGCGTGGGCCAGACGGTCAGCTCGCTGTACGCATCGGTTCGAGCCACCCGGATCGTGCTGGATCCGGCCACGCTGGCTGCCGGTTTCCTGCTGGGTGTGGCCGCGTCGCTGGTGAGTGGCCTGGCGCCCGCCCTAGAGGCTGCCTGCGCGAAGCCTGGCATCACAGCGCGGGAAGGTTCCCTGATGCAGGGACGCAGGCGGCGTCTGGTAGCCGTCACCCTGGCCGCCTTCGTGGCGGCGGCACTGGGCGCAGCAGCGTCAGCGTGGTCGCTGCGGGCAGGCAGCGGGGCGCTCGGCTTTGCCTCTGCCGGGCTGGTTCTCCTGGCGGCAGCCCTTGTGTCACCGGCGGTTACGGTTCTGCTTGCCAGAATCGTCTGCCTTCCGGCGCGTGCGCTCTGGGGAGTGGAGGGTCTGGTATCCTCCCGTTGGCTGACTCAATCTCTGGAGCGCACGGCGGTGGTCATCGCGGCGCTGGGAGCGGCCGTCACCATGCTGATTGCCCTGAATATGATGGTGGGGAGCTTCCGCCGCACCGTACAGGTGTGGATGGATCAGAGCGTGCGGGCGGATGTCTTCGTGGAGCCCGCTTCACGGATGCAGACCGGTTCCTACTCAGACCTGCCGCCCGCGGTGGTGGACATCCTGAGGCGGCAGGAAGGTGTTGAGGCGGTGGATGCCCTCCGGTGGAATAACGCCCGAGTGGCGGGCCGTCCCGTGGACATTTTCGCTTTCAGCCTGGAGACTCAGCGGGACCACAGCGCGCTCGTCTTCCTGCGGGGAAAGTCGCGAGAGGTATTGGATAGGGCCGTCCGCAACGGCCACGTCCTGGTCAGCGAGACCTTCCAGAACCGTTTCGGCAAAGGGACGGGAGACTCGTTCGAGGTCGAAACACCCCTGGGAGTCAGACGCCTGATCATCGGGGGCGTATTTTACGACTACACCAGCGAGCAGGGACTCATCGTCATCCACCGTCCTCTGTATGCCCGCCTGTGGGGTGACACGGCAGTGAACAGCGCCGCGGCCTATCTGGCTCCAGGTGTGGACGCCGGGGAGTTCCGCCGGAAGCTCCAAAGACAGCTCTCGGGCTTCGATCTGACCATCACGCTGAACCGGGAGCTGAAAGAGCGCGCGCTCGGCATCTTCGACCGGACTTTCGCCATCACCAATGCGCTGAAGATCGTCGCGGTAGCCATAGCCGTGATGGGTGTCCTGACCACGCTTGCCGCGCTTATCATCCAGAGGCAACGGGAGATCGGAGTGCTGCGGGCGGTGGGGGCGTCGCGAGCCCAGGTGGCCCGGATGGCGCTCATTGAAAGTGGACTCATCGGTTTGTTCGGCTCCGCCATCGGCGCGCTTTGCGGTCCGGTGCTGGCCCTGGTGCTCATCGGCGTAATCAACCGGCTGTTTTTCGGTTGGACCATCATCCCCACCGTGGAGCCGGTCTGGTTTCTGGAGGCCGCCGGCTGGGTGGTCGGTGCCAGCCTCATCGCCGGGATCGGACCGGCCCGGTTCGCATCCCGGCTGAGTCCCGCCGAAGCCGTCCGTCAGGAGTGA
- the pnp gene encoding polyribonucleotide nucleotidyltransferase: protein MEKHEIALELGGKQLRVETGRVANQANGAVLLYTADTVMLATATMTKAAREGIDFFPLICDYEERKYCVGKIPGGFVKRGGRPSERAILTSRLIDRPLRPLFPDGMRNEVQIIVMPLSVDLEAVPDVMAVNAAAFALAVSDIPFNGPVAAVRVARVDGQMIVNPTFEETRKADIDLIVAGTPDLVNMIECEASQVSNEDIVSAIALAHEHIKVLCDAQVALAEKVGKAKAEPIIKLPDPEIVERIRSEFLSDITAAICDPDKAARESALDDLVQDITQKLAEAYPEREADIAQAADKVIKAEVRRLILDEGKRPDGRDADTVRPLSAEVGILPRVHGSGLFTRGQTQVLTTLTLGAVDEAQIVDGIEEDTVKRYMHYYNFPPFSVGEVRPLRGPGRREIGHGALAEKALRPVVPDESEFPYAILLTSEVLESNGSTSMASTCASSLALMDAGVPIKAAVGGIAMGMISDGERYTILTDIQGMEDFSGDMDFKVAGTRTGVTAIQLDTKIRGLTIQQVRETIEKATAARMTVLDVMDACIDRPRPELSRYAPRVIMIEIHPDKIGDVIGPGGKIIKKIEADTGAKLSIEQDGRVFITCTDAEGGERAAKIVQDLTREVRVGETFLGTVVRTATFGAFVELLPGKDGLLRIQEMSDQRIGRTEDVLNVGDEVMVKVEEIDDMGRINLSRRGLVAQGLAEPLTVKPGSAPPSQDERRGGGHDRGGRGGGGGRDRDRGGRDRQDRQQNRGGRDRRDERAQQQQQRPRPDHNVTSLPEEPRPPQARFRPKQ from the coding sequence ATGGAAAAACATGAGATCGCGCTGGAGCTCGGCGGCAAGCAGCTCCGGGTAGAAACAGGCCGCGTCGCCAATCAGGCGAACGGGGCTGTTCTGCTGTACACGGCCGACACAGTCATGCTGGCCACCGCCACCATGACGAAGGCCGCGCGGGAAGGAATAGACTTTTTCCCGCTTATCTGCGACTACGAAGAACGCAAATACTGCGTCGGAAAGATTCCAGGAGGGTTCGTCAAACGAGGCGGGCGGCCCTCCGAACGAGCCATCCTCACCTCCCGCCTCATTGACCGCCCCCTGCGCCCCCTGTTCCCCGACGGAATGCGGAACGAAGTCCAGATCATCGTGATGCCCCTGTCCGTGGACCTGGAAGCAGTGCCGGACGTGATGGCCGTCAATGCGGCCGCGTTTGCGCTGGCTGTGTCGGACATTCCGTTCAATGGGCCGGTGGCGGCGGTCCGGGTGGCGCGCGTGGACGGTCAGATGATCGTCAACCCCACATTCGAGGAGACCCGGAAGGCCGATATCGACCTCATCGTCGCCGGCACGCCGGACCTGGTGAACATGATCGAATGTGAGGCCTCGCAGGTCTCGAACGAAGACATCGTCTCCGCCATTGCTCTTGCGCACGAACATATCAAGGTGCTCTGCGACGCCCAGGTGGCGCTGGCGGAGAAGGTGGGCAAGGCGAAAGCGGAGCCCATCATCAAGCTGCCGGATCCGGAGATTGTGGAGCGGATCCGTTCGGAGTTCCTGTCCGATATCACCGCCGCCATCTGTGACCCGGACAAGGCTGCACGGGAATCGGCGCTGGATGACCTGGTTCAGGATATCACCCAGAAGCTGGCAGAGGCCTATCCCGAGCGCGAGGCTGACATCGCGCAGGCGGCAGACAAGGTCATCAAGGCCGAGGTGCGGCGTCTGATCCTGGACGAGGGCAAGCGGCCGGACGGGCGGGACGCGGACACCGTGCGCCCTCTGAGCGCCGAGGTGGGCATCCTGCCGCGGGTGCACGGTTCAGGCCTGTTCACGCGAGGCCAGACGCAAGTCCTGACTACGCTGACGCTGGGAGCAGTGGACGAAGCGCAGATCGTGGATGGCATCGAGGAAGACACGGTCAAGCGCTACATGCACTACTATAACTTCCCGCCGTTCTCGGTGGGCGAGGTGCGCCCCCTGCGGGGACCGGGTCGGCGCGAGATCGGCCACGGCGCGCTTGCTGAGAAAGCCCTCCGGCCCGTGGTGCCGGACGAATCAGAATTCCCTTACGCCATCCTGTTGACCAGCGAGGTGCTGGAATCCAACGGGTCCACCTCCATGGCCAGCACCTGCGCATCGTCGCTTGCGCTGATGGACGCCGGTGTGCCCATCAAAGCCGCTGTGGGCGGCATCGCGATGGGAATGATCTCGGACGGCGAGCGCTACACCATCCTGACGGACATCCAGGGGATGGAAGACTTCTCCGGCGACATGGACTTCAAAGTCGCCGGCACACGCACCGGCGTGACCGCCATTCAGCTGGACACCAAGATCCGCGGATTGACCATCCAGCAGGTGCGGGAGACCATCGAGAAAGCAACTGCGGCCAGAATGACAGTGCTGGACGTGATGGATGCGTGCATTGACAGGCCACGCCCGGAGCTCAGCCGCTACGCGCCGCGCGTCATCATGATCGAGATCCATCCGGACAAGATCGGCGATGTCATCGGCCCCGGTGGCAAGATCATCAAGAAGATCGAGGCGGACACCGGCGCCAAACTGTCCATAGAGCAGGACGGCAGGGTATTCATCACCTGCACGGATGCCGAAGGCGGAGAGCGCGCGGCGAAGATCGTTCAAGACCTGACGCGCGAGGTGCGTGTGGGGGAGACGTTCCTGGGCACGGTGGTGCGCACGGCCACGTTCGGCGCCTTTGTGGAGTTGTTGCCCGGCAAGGACGGCCTGCTGCGCATTCAGGAGATGTCGGACCAGCGCATCGGCCGCACCGAGGACGTCCTGAACGTGGGCGATGAGGTGATGGTCAAGGTCGAAGAGATTGACGATATGGGCCGCATCAATCTCTCACGCCGCGGGCTGGTGGCGCAGGGGCTGGCCGAGCCGCTGACTGTGAAACCGGGCAGCGCCCCGCCGTCGCAGGATGAGCGCCGTGGCGGCGGGCACGATCGGGGCGGCCGCGGCGGAGGCGGCGGCAGGGACCGCGACCGAGGAGGCCGGGACCGGCAGGACCGCCAGCAGAACCGGGGCGGGAGGGATCGCAGGGACGAACGCGCTCAGCAACAGCAGCAGCGTCCCCGCCCGGATCACAATGTCACTTCCTTGCCGGAAGAGCCTCGCCCGCCTCAGGCGCGGTTCCGTCCCAAGCAGTAA
- the rpsO gene encoding 30S ribosomal protein S15 yields MPLPKEKKTEIIGDHRTHEADTGSPEVQVALLSARIAQLTEHLKEHKKDHHSRRGLLMLVGKRRRLLNYLSKKDIDRYRQLIARLGLRR; encoded by the coding sequence ATGCCTCTCCCTAAGGAAAAGAAGACCGAGATCATCGGCGACCACAGGACCCACGAAGCGGATACCGGTTCTCCGGAAGTGCAGGTTGCTCTCCTTTCCGCGCGGATCGCTCAGTTGACCGAGCACCTCAAGGAGCACAAGAAAGACCATCACTCCAGGCGCGGGCTCCTGATGCTGGTGGGCAAGCGGCGCCGTCTGCTCAACTATCTGAGCAAGAAGGACATTGACCGCTATCGTCAGCTTATCGCCAGGCTCGGGCTGCGCAGATAG
- a CDS encoding uroporphyrinogen decarboxylase, whose translation MPKETMTPRERWLAVLTRQKPDRVPMDYWATGEATEKLCAHLGCTYDEMLQRLHIDRPVSVGPSYIGPPPEEGTDIWGLRRRTVDYGTGAYSEVVGEPPLARFSSPEEIEANYRWPRVDDWDFSVLPDQVKGKEHLPVQGGGSEPFLLYKLLRGEEQAFVDLVENPEIVHYCLDRLFDLAYQTTLRIFETIPGVVMITYVAEDLGGQEGLMYSPAQIREFLLPRMKRMIELTKQHGSFVFHHSDGAIRDILPDLIEAGIQILNPVQWRCRGMDREGLKRDFGDRLIFHGGVDNQQTLPFGTVEDVRQEVLDNLRILGEGGGYILAPCHNIQAVGPAENVVAMYETGYEYGWR comes from the coding sequence ATGCCCAAGGAAACAATGACCCCCCGCGAGCGGTGGCTCGCCGTGCTGACCCGCCAGAAACCCGACCGCGTGCCGATGGATTACTGGGCCACCGGCGAGGCCACTGAGAAGCTGTGCGCGCATCTCGGCTGCACATACGATGAGATGCTCCAGCGCTTGCATATAGACCGACCCGTATCCGTGGGGCCGTCCTATATCGGTCCTCCACCGGAGGAGGGGACGGACATCTGGGGATTGAGGCGCCGGACGGTGGACTACGGAACCGGCGCCTACAGTGAGGTGGTGGGCGAACCTCCGCTCGCCAGGTTTTCGTCGCCGGAGGAGATCGAGGCGAACTACCGCTGGCCCCGCGTGGATGACTGGGATTTCTCCGTGCTGCCGGATCAGGTGAAGGGCAAGGAGCATCTGCCCGTGCAGGGCGGCGGCTCGGAGCCGTTCCTGCTATACAAACTTCTGCGTGGCGAGGAGCAGGCGTTCGTGGATCTGGTGGAGAACCCGGAGATCGTCCACTACTGCCTGGATCGTCTTTTCGACCTGGCCTACCAGACCACGCTGCGCATCTTCGAGACTATCCCCGGGGTCGTAATGATCACCTATGTGGCGGAGGATCTGGGCGGGCAGGAAGGATTGATGTATTCGCCTGCTCAGATCCGGGAGTTCCTGCTTCCGCGCATGAAGCGCATGATCGAACTTACGAAGCAGCACGGCTCCTTCGTGTTCCACCACTCCGACGGGGCCATTCGGGACATCCTTCCGGATCTCATCGAAGCCGGCATCCAGATCCTGAATCCTGTGCAGTGGCGTTGCCGGGGAATGGACCGGGAAGGACTGAAGCGCGACTTCGGGGACCGTCTCATCTTTCACGGAGGAGTGGACAATCAGCAGACGCTGCCTTTCGGAACCGTTGAGGATGTGCGTCAGGAGGTGCTGGACAATCTGCGCATCCTGGGCGAAGGTGGAGGCTACATCCTCGCGCCGTGCCACAACATCCAGGCGGTGGGCCCGGCTGAGAACGTTGTGGCGATGTATGAGACCGGTTACGAATACGGGTGGCGGTAG
- a CDS encoding lipase, with the protein MVLWVFTCGALLLMGLPAAADEQPGHTRERDVIYGRRHGLALTMDVLQPASPNGAGVICVISGGWFSSHEAINPEILRPFLSRGFTVFAVVHGSQPRFTIPEAIEDVRRSVRFVRANAAAYGVDPERLGITGASAGGHLALTVALSAAPGDPAAKDPVDRLPARVAAVAALFPPTDFLNYGREGRDVFKALGEELKPFVAPFEFVRADPASGRIILVTDPQQRLEIARQISPVTHVSAGDPPVLLIHGDRDELVPVQQSRRLQVALRASGVPVELIEREGKGHGWEALDRDIVLMADWFQRHLAAKAEKEGAPSY; encoded by the coding sequence TTGGTGCTCTGGGTCTTCACCTGTGGTGCTCTCCTGTTGATGGGTCTTCCCGCGGCGGCGGACGAGCAACCGGGCCACACCCGGGAGCGGGACGTCATCTACGGGAGGAGGCATGGCCTGGCTCTGACGATGGATGTGCTGCAGCCGGCCTCGCCGAACGGAGCCGGGGTCATATGCGTCATCAGCGGCGGCTGGTTCTCCTCGCACGAGGCAATCAACCCGGAGATCCTGCGCCCGTTCCTGTCGCGGGGTTTCACCGTATTTGCCGTGGTGCACGGGAGCCAGCCGCGGTTCACCATTCCGGAGGCCATCGAGGATGTGCGGCGATCGGTCCGGTTCGTCCGTGCAAATGCCGCGGCCTATGGGGTGGATCCGGAGCGGCTGGGAATAACGGGCGCTTCAGCGGGCGGACACCTGGCGTTGACCGTGGCGCTTTCGGCTGCGCCAGGCGATCCGGCGGCGAAAGACCCGGTGGATCGTCTGCCCGCACGCGTCGCCGCGGTCGCGGCGCTGTTTCCTCCGACGGACTTCCTGAACTATGGCAGGGAGGGGCGGGATGTGTTCAAGGCGCTCGGTGAGGAGCTGAAGCCGTTTGTGGCGCCTTTCGAGTTCGTGCGGGCCGATCCGGCAAGCGGACGGATCATCCTGGTTACAGATCCGCAGCAGAGGCTTGAGATCGCCCGGCAGATCTCGCCTGTCACACACGTGTCGGCAGGCGATCCGCCGGTGCTGCTGATCCACGGAGACCGGGACGAACTGGTTCCTGTGCAGCAGTCAAGGCGTCTGCAGGTTGCTCTGCGCGCTTCCGGTGTGCCGGTGGAGCTTATCGAGCGGGAGGGCAAAGGACACGGTTGGGAGGCACTGGACCGCGACATCGTGCTGATGGCGGACTGGTTTCAGCGTCATCTCGCCGCAAAGGCTGAAAAAGAAGGAGCGCCCTCCTACTGA
- a CDS encoding alpha-mannosidase, whose product MPYRGPLTFTKDSIILNKIRRRKDEIMGYMVSGLTPITDIVYRETPEFERIEEALTAKDFRPISVGDWWGGGGMNAWFRLRIRVPESFAGREVAAYLDFGGEACAFLDGKPFQGVDANHQELLLLKKARGGEEFDLVVDASSIHWHSPHDPSKRRFARAEIGVRNPEVQRYWFDLEVLYLLALQLPDDSPRRAKIIYTLNKSVDAFDYHNTDDDSLRASAVRARKILQPLMECPASASATTVAVHGHSHIDVAWLWPYRETKRKCARTFSTVMRLMEQYPEYIFSQSQAQLYKFTKEQYPALYEEIKKRVKEGRWDVTGSMWVEADCNLSSGESLIRQILFGKNFYLDEFGIETDVLWLPDVFGYSAALPQILRKARVPYFSTIKINWSQFNTFPYNTFYWKGIDGSRVLAHFPPTTDYNAYPEPGKLLQQVREFKEKDRCDESLLSYGWGDGGGGPDRRHLEFLQRSKDLEGLPRCVQKKVTDFFHSIDDQQIDYPEWVGELYLELHRGTYTTQARNKRYNRKAEFLYRDAELLSCLAMPLGLEYPAAELREKWEDILCNQFHDVIPGSSIRLVYEDTDRMYPEIFRVGEEAAGRALERIARNVDTRGQGSPLLVFNTLPWDRKAVVSVPAPQDAPHAVVGPDGQEVPAQRSGDQLLFAASAPSAGYAVYRLVEREPAPTRNPLKVSRTTLENAWFRVRLDSKGAIVSLLHKATGRDLVKPGERANLLRLYEDKPIDWPAWDIDFFYEDKWEDVTQTDSLEVVEEGPVRAAVEVRRSFSCSRLTQRIIIYADSPRIDFETWVDWHEKDRVLKALFPVDVNAAEARYEIQFGNVTRPTHTNTSWDFARFEVCAHRWADISEEGFGMSLMNDCKYGHHTKGNEMRLTLLRAPKDPDPEADMGEHVFTYSIMPHAGDYVEAGTVREAYGLNVPMRVLPVEATPGNLPPVKSFLRVDSEHVILETVKKAEREDSVILRCYECHNRRGTVTVSVDLPFSRVFECDLMEDNLEEVPSIGGSFTFQIRPFEIKTFKLVR is encoded by the coding sequence ATGCCATACCGAGGACCGCTTACTTTCACCAAGGACAGCATCATCCTGAACAAGATCCGCCGCCGCAAGGACGAGATCATGGGTTACATGGTCTCCGGCCTGACGCCCATCACGGACATCGTCTACCGGGAGACGCCCGAGTTCGAGCGCATCGAGGAGGCTCTAACGGCGAAGGATTTCCGGCCCATCAGCGTGGGAGACTGGTGGGGCGGGGGCGGGATGAATGCCTGGTTCCGACTGCGCATCCGGGTGCCGGAATCCTTTGCGGGACGGGAAGTGGCCGCATATCTGGACTTCGGTGGAGAGGCATGCGCCTTCCTGGATGGCAAGCCTTTTCAGGGGGTGGACGCCAACCATCAGGAGCTGCTCTTGCTGAAGAAGGCGCGGGGAGGAGAAGAGTTCGACCTGGTGGTGGACGCCAGCTCCATCCACTGGCATTCTCCACACGATCCCTCCAAACGCCGGTTCGCGAGGGCCGAGATTGGGGTCCGCAACCCGGAAGTCCAGCGCTACTGGTTCGATCTGGAGGTGCTGTATCTGCTGGCGCTGCAGCTTCCGGACGACAGCCCACGGCGGGCGAAGATCATCTACACGCTCAACAAGAGCGTGGATGCCTTTGATTACCACAACACGGATGATGACTCGCTGCGCGCCTCTGCCGTTCGTGCGCGCAAGATCCTCCAACCTCTGATGGAGTGCCCGGCTTCCGCCAGCGCCACCACGGTGGCGGTGCACGGCCATTCGCACATAGACGTGGCCTGGCTGTGGCCTTATCGCGAGACCAAGCGCAAGTGCGCCCGCACCTTCTCCACCGTCATGCGGCTGATGGAGCAGTACCCCGAGTACATCTTCAGCCAGAGCCAGGCGCAGCTTTACAAGTTCACCAAGGAGCAGTATCCGGCCCTGTATGAGGAGATCAAGAAGCGGGTCAAGGAAGGACGGTGGGACGTTACGGGCAGCATGTGGGTGGAGGCCGACTGCAATCTGAGCTCCGGTGAATCGCTCATCCGGCAGATTCTCTTTGGAAAGAACTTCTATCTGGATGAGTTCGGGATTGAGACCGACGTCCTGTGGCTGCCGGATGTGTTCGGCTACTCCGCTGCGCTCCCACAGATCCTGCGCAAGGCCAGGGTGCCGTACTTCTCCACAATCAAGATCAACTGGAGCCAGTTCAACACTTTCCCTTACAACACGTTCTACTGGAAGGGGATAGACGGTTCCAGGGTGCTGGCGCACTTCCCGCCCACCACGGACTATAACGCCTATCCCGAGCCGGGCAAGCTGCTGCAGCAGGTGCGAGAGTTCAAGGAGAAGGACCGCTGCGACGAGTCCCTTCTCAGCTATGGATGGGGGGACGGAGGAGGCGGTCCCGACCGTCGGCATCTGGAGTTCCTGCAGCGTTCGAAGGATCTGGAAGGGCTGCCGCGATGCGTCCAGAAAAAGGTTACGGATTTCTTCCACTCCATCGACGATCAGCAGATAGACTATCCTGAGTGGGTGGGAGAGCTGTATCTTGAGCTGCATCGAGGGACCTACACCACCCAGGCGCGCAACAAACGATATAACCGCAAGGCCGAGTTTCTCTACAGGGATGCGGAGCTGCTGTCCTGCCTGGCGATGCCCCTGGGACTCGAATATCCTGCCGCCGAGCTGCGTGAGAAATGGGAGGACATCCTCTGCAACCAGTTCCACGATGTCATTCCCGGGAGCTCCATCCGCCTGGTGTACGAAGATACGGACCGGATGTACCCGGAGATCTTCCGCGTGGGGGAGGAGGCCGCCGGCCGGGCGCTGGAGCGGATCGCCCGGAACGTGGATACCCGTGGACAGGGCTCGCCCCTTCTCGTTTTCAACACCCTGCCCTGGGATCGCAAGGCCGTCGTAAGCGTCCCCGCGCCGCAGGATGCTCCGCACGCTGTGGTGGGTCCCGATGGCCAGGAGGTTCCTGCGCAGCGCTCAGGGGATCAGCTGTTGTTCGCGGCCAGCGCGCCTTCCGCAGGGTACGCTGTCTATCGCCTGGTTGAGCGGGAGCCGGCCCCGACGAGAAATCCTCTGAAGGTCAGCCGGACCACGCTGGAGAACGCCTGGTTCCGGGTAAGGCTGGACTCAAAGGGCGCCATTGTTTCGCTGCTTCACAAGGCCACGGGGCGGGACCTGGTAAAGCCGGGCGAGCGTGCCAATCTTCTGCGGCTCTATGAGGACAAGCCCATAGACTGGCCGGCCTGGGACATAGACTTCTTCTACGAGGACAAGTGGGAGGACGTCACGCAGACGGACTCGCTTGAGGTTGTGGAAGAGGGTCCGGTGCGTGCAGCAGTCGAGGTGCGCCGCTCGTTCAGCTGCTCGCGTCTCACGCAGCGCATCATCATCTACGCGGACTCTCCCCGCATAGACTTCGAGACCTGGGTGGACTGGCACGAGAAGGATCGCGTGCTGAAAGCTCTGTTCCCGGTGGATGTCAACGCGGCCGAGGCGCGCTATGAGATCCAGTTCGGCAACGTCACGCGGCCCACTCACACCAACACCAGCTGGGATTTCGCGCGCTTCGAGGTCTGTGCGCATCGCTGGGCGGACATCTCCGAGGAAGGCTTCGGGATGAGCCTGATGAACGACTGCAAATACGGGCACCACACGAAGGGCAACGAGATGCGCCTGACCCTGTTGCGTGCCCCGAAGGATCCGGATCCTGAAGCCGACATGGGCGAGCACGTGTTCACGTACTCCATCATGCCGCACGCCGGGGATTACGTGGAGGCCGGAACCGTGCGCGAGGCCTACGGTCTGAACGTGCCAATGCGAGTCTTGCCCGTGGAGGCTACCCCAGGCAACTTGCCTCCAGTGAAGTCGTTTCTCCGCGTGGATAGCGAACACGTGATCCTGGAGACGGTCAAGAAGGCGGAGCGCGAGGACAGCGTCATCCTGCGTTGTTACGAGTGCCACAATCGCCGCGGGACGGTGACCGTGTCGGTGGATCTGCCGTTCAGCCGCGTATTCGAATGCGATCTGATGGAAGATAACCTGGAGGAGGTGCCTTCGATCGGCGGCTCCTTTACCTTCCAGATCCGTCCCTTCGAGATCAAGACGTTCAAGCTGGTTCGCTGA